From a single Drosophila sulfurigaster albostrigata strain 15112-1811.04 chromosome 3, ASM2355843v2, whole genome shotgun sequence genomic region:
- the LOC133840269 gene encoding activating signal cointegrator 1 complex subunit 2 homolog isoform X1 — MPDGEINYISKNCDTSDEITQMEQHNGMRSFVVTVDDNGKIEVNPKDQEEFYQQSNCNHKAKKRLGKGKQRIRIALIEEDATGSSDVEQDENGSIVSIDAQSFDAMHDSFVKIYNKNVRGKPSFVVLEDALMRKRIEDTLQDHFDSTTCHHHQQQHCHAQQQTSPCDIGAHTGSQTDEFLLQCAMRSRLPGHSRGCQATDHTYNNVELSHNASSSSSRKHLHVPSLRRMNQLRSLPHNNSTLSSATLAAPVVSAPHVTITFSPPSTANMPVIMQAQQQPLQQQQPLLLPAATHSYCNCCSNLQPCISNSCNNCCLPQPVKSNYCLPATNTCFLQPQQQQHQQQYPTMTTTYGNCTSNCCLLGPTLAQTTLGYGPTMSEQCSHNILETLSPQQCQDCPAANWPTQICNHCQYYPMSNCNMADFGRVHFASCQMQQQALQQQQGPQQQQASQQQPQQQQAPQQQQGPQQQRAQQQPAQQQQPAQQQQLAPQQQPVPHQQLMQQQPDQLLQIQTQHQQSQQQQRKKQLENKSASQNPSELSKKLVEATLAASAAKLDKIAKRVRYKLSGTAASNKLYMARFGRTCLILKPNMCSMPPRLLTKPISRCTSVSALPQKNIEK; from the coding sequence ATGCCGGACGGGGAGATAAACTATATTTCCAAGAACTGTGACACGTCCGATGAAATTACTCAGATGGAGCAGCACAATGGGATGCGCAGTTTTGTTGTCACCGTCGATGATAATGGCAAGATCGAAGTAAATCCAAAAGACCAAGAAGAATTCTACCAGCAGAGTAATTGCAACCATAAGGCGAAAAAGAGATTGGGAAAGGGAAAACAACGCATACGAATTGCACTCATCGAAGAGGATGCCACCGGCAGCTCTGACGTCGAGCAGGATGAGAATGGTAGCATTGTAAGCATTGATGCGCAATCGTTTGATGCCATGCACGATAGTTTCGTTAAGATCTATAATAAGAATGTGCGCGGCAAGCCGAGCTTTGTGGTGCTTGAGGATGCGCTGATGCGCAAACGCATTGAGGATACGCTGCAGGATCACTTCGATAGCACTACTTGCCAtcaccaccaacaacagcactgCCACGCCCAGCAACAGACATCGCCGTGTGATATTGGCGCCCACACAGGCTCCCAAACCGATGAGTTTCTTCTGCAATGCGCCATGCGCTCTCGCTTGCCAGGCCACAGTCGAGGTTGTCAGGCCACCGACCACACTTACAACAATGTGGAGCTATCGCACAACGCTAGCTCCTCTAGCAGCAGAAAGCATCTTCATGTGCCCTCGCTGCGACGGATGAATCAATTGAGATCGCTGCCACACAACAATTCGACATTGTCATCAGCAACATTGGCAGCCCCGGTCGTCAGTGCACCACATGTGACCATCACCTTTTCACCTCCATCTACAGCAAACATGCCCGTTATTATGCAGGCGCAGCAACAGCcattgcaacaacagcaaccactgTTGTTGCCAGCAGCGACGCATAGctattgcaattgttgctccAATTTGCAGCCTTGCATAAGTAACAGCTGCAATAACTGTTGTCTCCCACAGCCAGTGAAGAGCAACTACTGCCTGCCTGCAACTAACACCTGCTTTCtccagccacagcaacaacagcatcaacagcaatatcctacaatgacaacaacataTGGCAATTGCACCAGCAACTGCTGCTTGTTGGGACCCACTTTGGCACAGACCACGCTTGGCTATGGGCCTACGATGTCCGAGCAATGCAGCCATAATATTTTAGAGACATTATCACCGCAACAATGCCAGGATTGTCCTGCTGCCAACTGGCCCACACAGATTTGCAATCATTGTCAATACTATCCAATGTCAAACTGCAATATGGCTGATTTTGGACGGGTACATTTCGCCAGCTgtcaaatgcaacaacaggcgctacaacagcaacagggtccacaacagcaacaggcgtcacaacagcagccacaacagcaacaggcaccacaacagcagcagggtccacaacagcaacgggcgcaacagcaaccggcgcaacagcagcaaccggcgcaacagcagcaactggccccacaacagcagccagttCCACATCAACAACtgatgcaacagcagccagacCAGCTACTGCAAATACAGACACAGCATCAAcaatcgcagcagcaacaaaggaAGAAGCAATTAGAAAACAAATCCGCTTCACAGAATCCTTCAGAACTATCAAAAAAGTTAGTAGAGGCAACATTAGCTGCATCTGCCGCCAAGCTAGACAAGATTGCGAAGAGAGTGCGTTACAAGTTGTCTGGAACAGCTGCGTCCAATAAACTCTATATGGCACGCTTTGGACGCACTTGCCTGATACTGAAGCCCAATATGTGTTCCATGCCACCAAGGCTGCTGACCAAGCCCATCAGTCGTTGCACCTCAGTCAGTGCTTTGCCGCAAAAGAATATCGAAAAATga
- the LOC133840485 gene encoding uncharacterized protein LOC133840485, which yields MKVLPLAVSLPSLLVLLIFIQSSHSTPILDPINIDTDFIKAAKEIITFVRSDIDELDKETGNFETAKIRENQLKVIQHLNNVTIQVRQIKNQLTPSEEWWYLDFYLEFQIMKDSSTLLLSFGYFEFYYRLYDYTPQDFDNFVESISGLTIDRFPFNPNSTNVFYQIIHGFECKQHDYECKKIIKRFNEFRNISEIPDNLNYEQQQSPQQLYYSLYKEIALGELMAYILIEYSLMINKVSANGNFITKRNSVRHNYDEITRNTLNSLKHVTEKADRALWRRDPDERVYNETFAIVELNEENGDRYFNLRETLSDVKANKVVTGIRFVNKNHIFHLQIQQAELLPRGLINESTVEWKPVDNYEIGNFNVKEGVDYHKLSDQSRAIDLDDVIKTDDNTFVVTGVRFQVVNEHLNLKVHLSKFDFVKGKLVDSQINGIWQSKENVYNRQKNKRQQTGISSI from the coding sequence ATGAAGGTGCTCCCATTGGCGGTTTCCTTGCCATCTCTACTGGTGTTGTTAATCTTTATCCAGTCCAGTCATTCAACACCGATCCTCGACCCGATTAATATCGATACGGATTTTATAAAGGCAGCTAAAGAGATAATCACATTTGTGCGCTCGGATATTGATGAATTAGATAAAGAAACGGGCAACTTTGAAACGGCAAAGATCCGCGAAAATCAACTCAAAGTGATTCAACATTTGAATAATGTCACCATACAAGTTCGTCAAATCAAGAATCAATTAACACCCTCCGAAGAATGGTGGTATTTGGATTTTTATCTCGAATTCCAAATAATGAAAGATTCATCAACCCTTTTACTAAGCTTCGGATATTTTGAGTTCTATTACAGATTATACGATTACACCCCACAAGACTTcgataattttgttgaatcAATTTCTGGGCTAACCATCGACCGGTTCCCATTTAACCCAAACTCTACAAATGTGTTTTATCAGATAATCCACGGATTTGAATGTAAACAGCACGATTATGAGTGtaaaaaaatcataaagaGGTTTAATGAATTCCGGAATATATCTGAAATTCCTGACAATTTAAATtacgaacaacaacagtctCCTCAACAATTATATTACTCGTTATATAAAGAAATAGCGCTGGGCGAACTTATGGCATATATTCTGATCGAATATTCATTGATGATTAATAAGGTCTctgcaaatggaaattttattacaaaaaggAATTCCGTTCGACACAACTATGATGAGATCACTAGAAATACTCTCAATTCTCTAAAGCATGTAACGGAGAAAGCTGATCGTGCTCTTTGGCGACGGGATCCCGATGAACGTGTGTATAATGAAACCTTCGCCATTGTCGAACTTAATGAAGAAAATGGAGATCGCTATTTCAATCTTCGAGAAACATTATCGGATGTTAAAGCCAACAAAGTTGTGACTGGAATACGATTTGTGAATAAGAATCACATATTCCATTTGCAAATACAGCAGGCAGAACTCTTGCCCCGTGGTCTGATCAATGAATCAACTGTGGAGTGGAAACCAGTCGATAACTATGAAATCGGTAATTTCAATGTTAAGGAGGGAGTCGACTATCATAAATTGAGTGACCAAAGCCGCGCTATAGATTTGGATGATGTAATTAAAACAGATGATAATACATTTGTGGTAACCGGCGTGCGTTTCCAGGTTGTGAATGAACATCTGAATCTGAAAGTGCATCTCAGTAAATTTGATTTCGTGAAGGGTAAATTAGTTGATTCGCAGATAAATGGCATTTGGCAATCGaaagaaaatgtttacaaCCGACAAAAAAATAAGCGTCAACAAACGGGAATTTCCAGCATTTAA
- the LOC133840269 gene encoding uncharacterized protein LOC133840269 isoform X2 gives MPDGEINYISKNCDTSDEITQMEQHNGMRSFVVTVDDNGKIEVNPKDQEEFYQQSNCNHKAKKRLGKGKQRIRIALIEEDATGSSDVEQDENGSIVSIDAQSFDAMHDSFVKIYNKNVRGKPSFVVLEDALMRKRIEDTLQDHFDSTTCHHHQQQHCHAQQQTSPCDIGAHTGSQTDEFLLQCAMRSRLPGHSRGCQATDHTYNNVELSHNASSSSSRKHLHVPSLRRMNQLRSLPHNNSTLSSATLAAPVVSAPHVTITFSPPSTANMPVIMQAQQQPLQQQQPLLLPAATHSYCNCCSNLQPCISNSCNNCCLPQPVKSNYCLPATNTCFLQPQQQQHQQQYPTMTTTYGNCTSNCCLLGPTLAQTTLGYGPTMSEQCSHNILETLSPQQCQDCPAANWPTQICNHCQYYPMSNCNMADFGRVHFASCQMQQQALQQQQGPQQQQAPQQQQGPQQQRAQQQPAQQQQPAQQQQLAPQQQPVPHQQLMQQQPDQLLQIQTQHQQSQQQQRKKQLENKSASQNPSELSKKLVEATLAASAAKLDKIAKRVRYKLSGTAASNKLYMARFGRTCLILKPNMCSMPPRLLTKPISRCTSVSALPQKNIEK, from the exons ATGCCGGACGGGGAGATAAACTATATTTCCAAGAACTGTGACACGTCCGATGAAATTACTCAGATGGAGCAGCACAATGGGATGCGCAGTTTTGTTGTCACCGTCGATGATAATGGCAAGATCGAAGTAAATCCAAAAGACCAAGAAGAATTCTACCAGCAGAGTAATTGCAACCATAAGGCGAAAAAGAGATTGGGAAAGGGAAAACAACGCATACGAATTGCACTCATCGAAGAGGATGCCACCGGCAGCTCTGACGTCGAGCAGGATGAGAATGGTAGCATTGTAAGCATTGATGCGCAATCGTTTGATGCCATGCACGATAGTTTCGTTAAGATCTATAATAAGAATGTGCGCGGCAAGCCGAGCTTTGTGGTGCTTGAGGATGCGCTGATGCGCAAACGCATTGAGGATACGCTGCAGGATCACTTCGATAGCACTACTTGCCAtcaccaccaacaacagcactgCCACGCCCAGCAACAGACATCGCCGTGTGATATTGGCGCCCACACAGGCTCCCAAACCGATGAGTTTCTTCTGCAATGCGCCATGCGCTCTCGCTTGCCAGGCCACAGTCGAGGTTGTCAGGCCACCGACCACACTTACAACAATGTGGAGCTATCGCACAACGCTAGCTCCTCTAGCAGCAGAAAGCATCTTCATGTGCCCTCGCTGCGACGGATGAATCAATTGAGATCGCTGCCACACAACAATTCGACATTGTCATCAGCAACATTGGCAGCCCCGGTCGTCAGTGCACCACATGTGACCATCACCTTTTCACCTCCATCTACAGCAAACATGCCCGTTATTATGCAGGCGCAGCAACAGCcattgcaacaacagcaaccactgTTGTTGCCAGCAGCGACGCATAGctattgcaattgttgctccAATTTGCAGCCTTGCATAAGTAACAGCTGCAATAACTGTTGTCTCCCACAGCCAGTGAAGAGCAACTACTGCCTGCCTGCAACTAACACCTGCTTTCtccagccacagcaacaacagcatcaacagcaatatcctacaatgacaacaacataTGGCAATTGCACCAGCAACTGCTGCTTGTTGGGACCCACTTTGGCACAGACCACGCTTGGCTATGGGCCTACGATGTCCGAGCAATGCAGCCATAATATTTTAGAGACATTATCACCGCAACAATGCCAGGATTGTCCTGCTGCCAACTGGCCCACACAGATTTGCAATCATTGTCAATACTATCCAATGTCAAACTGCAATATGGCTGATTTTGGACGGGTACATTTCGCCAGCTgtcaaatgcaacaacaggcgctacaacagcaacagggtccacaacagcaacag gcaccacaacagcagcagggtccacaacagcaacgggcgcaacagcaaccggcgcaacagcagcaaccggcgcaacagcagcaactggccccacaacagcagccagttCCACATCAACAACtgatgcaacagcagccagacCAGCTACTGCAAATACAGACACAGCATCAAcaatcgcagcagcaacaaaggaAGAAGCAATTAGAAAACAAATCCGCTTCACAGAATCCTTCAGAACTATCAAAAAAGTTAGTAGAGGCAACATTAGCTGCATCTGCCGCCAAGCTAGACAAGATTGCGAAGAGAGTGCGTTACAAGTTGTCTGGAACAGCTGCGTCCAATAAACTCTATATGGCACGCTTTGGACGCACTTGCCTGATACTGAAGCCCAATATGTGTTCCATGCCACCAAGGCTGCTGACCAAGCCCATCAGTCGTTGCACCTCAGTCAGTGCTTTGCCGCAAAAGAATATCGAAAAATga